The sequence AGTGCAAATGACTGGAGATAAGGAACGCAATATATCTCCAATATAACAAGAAAAAAAGCTagaataatgtaaaattagtataAAATCAACCGCACATCCATGCTACCATATATTCTGTCATTTCTAGCCCACCGTAAATCATGGCTAGAAAACGTGACACAAATAAACTTAAATGACAAAAAAAGGCTAAAAAAATTtagtaatttaataaaatactccctccgtcccatagtaaatgtcacacttgaggattgacacgagattttaggaggtgttgttttgtgtgttaagtggaaagagaaaataatatatttatattaatgtgagagataactttttttaaaaaaggtgTGACATCTTTTTgtagaaaaaactaaaaaagaaagtgtgacatctattatggaacTGAGGGAGCAGTATACAGCAAAAAAAAACATTGTATAGTGAACTGGCAAAAAACTGTATAAATggattaaaacaaaaaaaaagtaccCATGTCTCATAGGTTGGATTTtgcaacaatttaaattaaaaattgagaTCGCAAGAGCAGAAAAAGTCCACTTTCAAATTGGGTCCCATCAACATGAAATTTGTGCCATTTTTCGGTATAATTTGTGATTGTACAAAGATGTGAGATTTCTAAATATATTTTGTGATGGATGTGAGATttctaactaaaataatctcacgaACTCAatcctatattatatatatattattactattttatttagGAAATCAAACAGCACTATATTAATTACTAATAGTATGGTGAGATGAGATAACATAATTTATGAGTAATAGTagtgtatatataatatatttgcATATTGGATTACTATTACACATATAATTCATACTGTTGATGAGATGAGAATGCGGTTCAGTTTTTAAATCTAGTACTCCATATTTCATTAAGCTAACGACAAGTTGGTCgaaaaaaaacataacaaaTCTAGGAAAATATTTACTAATAGAAAAAATCACCACCCTACTTTGAAGAGACAAATTGATATGAAGTAAATTCATTTGGTTTTCACCACCAATCTGGTTGTCTCTGTTATACGGAGTAATATTTAGGCATTTAGCTAAAATTCAATGTGGGTGGGATTGAagaatataatagtaataatttctGCTATTGTCAATATCTTTACTCTTCGATTTGAAATTAGCATCATAGACTTGGGAACCTAAAAGCTGTTATCACACTACCAAATTACCAATAATCGACCAATTAATTTGGATTATTTTGCTCCTTTATATACAAGTATTGGGCCATAGGGCCTGACTCGTCGACCCGACAATTTTATTGGATTAGTTTTTTCTACTTAATGTAGAGGATAAGTCCATTAAACCTAAGTCGGTAGATTAAATCCATTGAAACTTCCCAAAATAAACTCGATTTTTTTATCCAACTTATTTCGATTTATTTACATATTTACGAACACAcgattacaaataaaataattaaggcATAGTTTGATGACTATGTTAACTCCAGATTAGAGAATTTATCATGCATTGCCAATTATTTGGTAGCATAATTTAATTATCTTCAAAGCCCATGTTCAGAGGATGGCCTTAGAAAACAAAGCCCAATAAAATAAACTGCAATTTCTCAGGAGAATCCCGATTAATTACTACGTTAAACTGTTCACCTAGATTAACCTCTCTTTCTATACAAATAAATACCCTTCAAAATCACGACCAACAACAGACGTGGCACGtaacaaaatcacaaattttcaCCACCTTTAAACAACAATTTATCAAACAACCCACCATAcgtataaattaattattcatCATACTTAATTAAGATAAATTAAATGGAGTGTTATTTTATAAGGATAATCTGATTGACCTACCAACTCACCAAAAGAAAATTAACGACCGCAAGGCAACAGTCTAAGTTATGTGAGGTAGATATAGAGAATCCGCTGTATTTTCGCACCATTTATTCCCGCGAAAACCACTTTCCTCCTCTCAAATAAAATTTGTTACCGCCATTCACCGTTTTACCCCCGATTCTACTTCTAAGTTCGAGATTAATGGATAGTAAGGTAATTACCTAATTAGTATTCAGATTtattatgtgtgtatatatagatCTGAGAATGCAGCTATGAAGCTCATCCCATAAGCCTCTCTTATACATATCTGCCCTGCATAGCAGGGAAGGGACTGGGCAAaatcacacacactcacacattATACCGTGTGTAAcacacacaccacacacatatatatatatatatacataccgAAATGACGGGATTCAATCCGGCTTACGACGTCGACGTCGCCGACGAAATcctgtcgccgccgcctctgaACGCCGAGAAGAtgcagagaagaagaagaagcggcCCGTTCCGTATATTCAGGGCGGCGCTGCACATTCTGCGCAAGCGCACCGACGAAAAGGAGGCGGTGACGATGAAGAAGGAGAAGAGCAACGGCGGCGGCGACTGGAAGAACATCGTGCAGTCGATGCGGCCGCTGCACGTCCCGGCGTCTCCGTCGCGCGGCGGATTTGACGGATCGGCTTCACCGGCGCCGTCGTGCTCTGGATCGTCGTGCGGAACGATGAGCCAGTACGCATCGGCGACGAATCTGCGGGATCTGTGTAACGAGGATGAGGAAGAGCAGCGAGATCCGGATGAGGTGTTTGACGCGATTGAAGGAGATGAGTTGATCGACGCCAAGGCGGATGAATTCATCTCTCGATTTTATAAATCGATTCACCACCAAAACTCGATCCACCCGCCAGGATAGGGGAGTTTaattgatcaaatttccatCTGCTTTGATTTGTGTTGGAGGTGAGCATTCAGTAGAAAAGGAATGCTTCATTTGATTCATATTTAgcacacatatacatatatatatgtataaattataatgtaCACGAACTCGACGTATACACGTAGGTATGTGCGTGGTTTGGTCCATCACTGTATTTCGCATGATCGTAACATGAATAAACTCGTATACACATTACACACTACTAACATACATACGTATTCTCATACATATATGCCGCAATATATAAGAGATTAGACGTATTGGTGATGAATCGAGGCGGTAGTGGGATGCAAATGCCCCTCTCAGAATTTTGCATGCATACTAATACTCCATACAATGGCGGATCTAGGAATTTATAACCGTGAGGTCGAACTAAAaacaatataatatttaaataattatttctaataaaatattaaaatataaataatcgaGCTTGAAAAAAAATACCGAAAGCAATATGCAACATCTTTTTTCATACTATATTCGAGTCAAACACAGTCTTTATACAAACATCCTAAAACTTCTCATATCTTTTGAGTTTCTAGTTAGTTATTTTGGAAATCATTGTCTTTTTTGATTGACAAGGACCTTTGACTACGTATTCTCTACAAATATGATCTCGAATGTTCACATAAAAACTATCAATAGAATCTCGTAATCTTGGATCAAccttaatttttcttttatcaattttaatCTCGTCAAGATTGTTATCAACTACTCCATGATTTTTCAATTGTTGTGGTTTTTGTTCAACATTAGAAGAATAGATAGAaacatgagtttttttttttccattaacCTAGAAGTAAAGTAACAAAAATCAATACTTTAATAGATTTAAAACAAATCATTTAAGTCTGTAGTAAAATACAAGGATAATTACGATATCTATTATTTAAGTTAGGGTAAATAGAATCAGctaataaaagaaatttaaaaaaaattgattattactataaaatcagaaaaaaaataatacgtacTTGTAATACATACCACAATTCTTTCTGCAAATGCTCAGCAAGAATTGGCTACTTCAAAATTACTGCCATCGCATATCAgaagtcaaaattttaattctgttTGAATTTGTTAGGAATtggaataatattaaaaaaagtatatTGGGCTGTAAAAACACAAGTTTTATAACCTAATAAAAGGCCCACTTGTAAGACAACctacttttaattaaaattagagaatAAGCGGGCGGTGAGAGTTTTTTTTGCAGAGAATGGGCGGTGGGAGTTTTTGTTAGATAATAAGCGCCACCGCTTCAGAGATCAGAAGTGAAGAATGACGACGAAGAGTAGGCGACGGAGCAGGGGTTTGAACGCCGTGGGGTCGGAGGTTGGTGATGGGTAATTTTATCCCAATGTCGACGGAGtcggcggtggggtcggccgacccacGCGACCCCACCTTCATCCGCCGCTGATTCCATATGTCtgaaacatttgcttttcgacacaagattttttataatgttattttatgagaaagttgagaaaaaataaagtaaaatattgaaataattgaaatgatgttgttttcattttagaaaatatgTCACTTTAATATGATAATCCAAAAAGGAAGAAGCGTCACTTTTAATGAAAAGGTTTGAATGGAAAGGATGGAGTAgtatatgtttattttgttcGATTTAGGATGGACTATCACTCTTCATGGTAGTCAGTCGTCACTCTCCTTCATTAGATATGTGGGTTGTGGCTGTGATGACATATTGGCCTTCAATGTTTTCGGAGGAGGTGTGCGTCGTCGTTGATTTGGTGATGACAACCCTGTTGCTGTGGATTGCCCTCATCCCTTTCTGCCAAAGTGCCAATAAGTTTTTGATTTCTAAGCCACACCATTCTCTGCCTATGTTCAAATTGGTTGCATATGCTATTGCTGggataagtttttttttaattattgataaATGAGCATAACTTAAAAGCCCATATCACAATATAGACTCATTAACCACTCCACTACTAAATCAACACTTAGTTTGTGAGCGTTGTTCCACATGTCCATTCAAACAATTTGTTCCAATTGTTGTTTTCACCTTCAGTACTGGGATTGTTTCATCCTTTCAGCCAAATCATTCTTCTTTATGCTGGAGATTGTGTTTGGTTTTGTTCGAATTCGTCATCCTTTACTCGAATTGCGCGTGGTGTGGGTTCATGATTGTCATGAATTTGTTGGGGAAACTAATTATAAATGCCTAAATTGATTAATAGTAACTTATTACTAATGGATTATTAAGGGTAGACGGAGATTGAACGATTTATCTCTTACTCAATCATAAATTAAACGATTCACCATATTTTTTCCACAATTTTTCGTTAACAAAAAAGAGTAAAAACGCTAAGAAAAATACAACAAACGACAGCAAGCAGTGGTATCTCGAAATGAAAACTTTATATGATGGTGAAATTAGGGGAAAATACACCAGCATGCAAGAAACAAATGTtgaaaattaaaaggaaaaaaaatggtaaatcaGTAGCCATGAATGATGTGAGAGCACTTATTTTTGATCCAGCGCAAACCATTTCTCAAGGAAGCTTTCACCCTACCTTCAACAGTGTAGACTTTGTATCTCGCTATCCGCTTCCGCCGATTCATCCGCGGGCCGCCGAATCCCCATGGCTTCGCCGCCGGAGTCGCGTCGATGCGAACCGGCGGCGAATCGTGAGGGAAACTCGTCGGCGGGTAGATTTGGTTGGCGACGTTATAGGAGGAGTAGTAGCCTCTTCCGCTCACTATTTCCAGCCTCCTTTCTCCGCCGCCAGATCGGAAACTCGGCCGCCCGCTTTCTTCCATACTAGTTTTGCAGAGAGGGAGAAGAGGGGAGAGTGAGAGAGTAAGAGACCGCTATGAGCATCCGTTTTAATGGAATAATTTTCGgactaaaatataaaatatttatttttcggttaattgagagtgaaaaaggtaaaaataaaaaaatttattattcatactaggaaaaatatatcatttttaataggacaattttaaaaaaaaggttttatttttaatgggattgATTACTAATTATTACAAGTGTTTTATTTTAAGAATCTGGCGTAAAATCATTTTCAAGAAGGATTTGTTTTTTACGAAGAATACGTTTTTATTGGTAATACATGCGTTGTAAGTAAAAagaatatttatttgatttataatatacACTGCCTAGAAACTAGTAGTAGTACAGTTGAAATGTGGAGCAAAATGTGTTTATACTGTCGATCAATATTTATGTTATTTCCTAGTAGTAGACTAGAGTAGATAATAAGTTAAAGTTGTAAAAATAATGAGTGAAATTTAGATTTTGAAAGCAAGATGAGAATGCGCGGATGTATAGCTGTAATTCTAACTTTTTGTAAtcataaaaaatgattttgcgGTGTTTCAGAATTCAGATTTTCGTGTACTCGATGGCACAGGTTTCCACTTTTTTGAGGCATcctacttttatttaattttaattgcatAAAGCTTATATTAATGATATTGTGACAACCTTGACCGCATCGACCTGCCTCCACTCTTAATATACTAAAGTACTAGtatcattttcaatttcataattataaaaataaaaataaaaataaaaataaaaataaaaataaaaataaaaataaaaataaaaataaaaataaaaataaaaataaaaataaaaacaaaaacaaaaacaaaaaacaaggtGGAGTATCATTTTCATTCTCTTCCTCATCTTCCTCAAAAGCTTAGGGTAGTAATATGAATTAAATATAAATCTCATATTTCAATTTTGCTATTCATCTTTCCGGTCATTCCATTTCTTTTCGATTGTCTTTGTCATATTTCAAGAGAGAATCTCACCCATTCTAAGAAATTACTATCGTTCTATATGTAACATAATATATTTCCAACAAAGTCAACAAGctcaaaattttatatatacacGTTTGAAATGGAGGAAACCAGCAACAAAACCCCAAAATAAGATCTCCACAAAAACAAAGATCAACGTACCCCACTTATCTGAATGGAAGACCCATTGCAGTAGCTTTTCCGACAAGTCTACCTACGAGTAGCGCCATTTTTCACAGTAAGCAACGGGAAATTTTCGAGTTACATCTAATGTTTCGCCATCATCATGTCACATTCATTAGATATCAGACCAATATATAGACGAGGCAGGGATTAGTGAACGAAACATGAGACAGGTATTTGCATAAATGATTTCAGAGGCATGtgaaaaatatagtagtacgAGAGAAGACAGCAAGAAGGTTGTGGAGATACTGAGATGGAGGATTACCAGATTGTTTTCAGGCGAACGCCAGTAGACACCTTGAACAGCAGCTGGAAATATTTCGCAAGCAGCCAGAGCATACACTACAAGAGCGTTCATTCCCATCCACTGGAATAATAGAGTAGGCTTCCTAATGCATCTTGTGTCGACCTACATTGTAGAGTTTAATTGAATGTCAATAATGAATTCAACGGACGTGACAAAACAGATAACCATTCACGGCAGGAACTCACGATAAAATAGATAACGGTCAAAAGAACACCAGATGCCCCTGCTGTGACAAACATATAGCTCAATGTGTACAGTGGTTTAGAAAGTGGGACACCTGGAGAAATGAAGAGTATATAGTAGCGAATTTCCGGGAATATGAAGTACATTACATGAAGTGAAAACGCAGAGATTCTCACTAGAAAACAGAAGTACCTGTGACAGTTAAAAGATAGCCCAACATCAGAAGAGGGAGAGATGATACAAACCAGATAACTATTCTCTGCTTCTGATCCTGCAAGGAAAAAATTGTACACTAGGGATATGATGAAGACCGGGCCTCCATCCACATATACAAGGAAGAagaaaatacacatattacctTACAGTGCACAAGAATGTGCCCGTAATGCAACCCAACCAGGCATGTAATGGCAGCCATCAAAGAGCTACATTTATTAATTGAAGTATTAACAAAGCCTAGTTTGCAATTATCAATAACCAGAACCTTAACCAAAACTTTGAAAACTGTCATTCAAATTGGTCACTTTAACTGATTCATGATGGAAGGTAAAAAACTAATTCATCCCTAACCTTAAAATACCCTCTGGATCAAATGGAGCAAGACACCATGCAGGGGAATTTGGTGGTGGAGGACCATAATCTGGCGAATTGACACTGCATTCCTGTAGATGAACCAGCCACGTATAGATGGTTAGAGTTGTTctgaaaaaaattactactacaatGAACCCTATAGTGAACGCATAGCAAGAAGAATTTCAAATAGCAACCTTGGTTCTTCTATATACAGGACGTTGATACAGATGATTTTCACCGATAATAACTCGATCAATGAAACCAACTGCAGTGCAAGGAGGTTCAAGGCTACCCCTTATCCCACAGTAGACCTGGAAATGTGAAACTATATGATGAGTACAATACTTACAAATAATGGCAAATACTAATACTTTAGGTGTCAGACGAAGTACATTTGTAGTACTGTACAATTTAAGGATTGTTTTCAGATGAATTAAATTTGGCAATAAGAATGTATGAAACTGATTTTCAAAGCACATATCAAATGTCTTTCACAAATACTGAAATAAATGCTCCACAAGGGATCTCTGCACTTGACTCACAGTTTGAGAATTAGCACCAAGTAGCACTCGTTGGGTCATCCTGAGACTTGATGCATCAAAGTTCCAGTCTGGAACATAAAGGCCATACAGCAGACCCATGTATATTACACCTACTAAAATTCCAGCCACGCtacataaaagaaaagaaaatattattataacgTTACATATATTATATCATTATATACTATACTGAATTACCTAAAACAAAATTCGTCTGATGCCATCTAAACCTTCCAGTGACTAATAACTATATAGACTCTGTCAAATTGAATATAAAATGATCTGTGCATTATTGTCATTTAAATTTGTCCTCACTCACTTGAAGTTCTGAGTAGCAATATTCCAAAAACAGAGAGCTTACACTCACATCTGATACGAATATCTCTTCATGAATGTTATTGCTGAATTAACAGCAGTATTGTTTACAAGCCATATCTCCAAAACTGAAGCCAGCATATATCCAATAGCAATCCTCTAGAACACAGAAAGTTCAGAAGTGATGACAACCTAAGAAGCTGCATTACTTTTGTATGTACTGAAATGATACGAGAACAGAGCTTCCAAGGCCATATATTAACACCATATTTCTCAAGAATGAGGGCAGGTCATGATACCTGTAGCACACCCATTATTCGTATTTTCTCCAGATCAATTCCATAAGTTAAATCACCACGGCCATGAAAATAACCACCTAAGCATATACCAAAGAGACTATTCAAACATTGTGACCAAAAGGGCAATTGATGTTAAGGGCTCAGCCACTAATAACTCCACCTCAAGAGAGGCAAAGTACCAATATACATTTCAACTATCTCAggataacaataataataataataataataataataataataataatacttccTACACGGAATTTTATAACCTCAATACAATTTCAATACTAAACCTCATTATGATTCTACCTTGAAGGATCATTCCTAGGAGAAAGAGCTTGATAGATCTTTCCATTACTCTCTTCGTGGCTTCTAATCTGTTTTCTACTTTCTGCATCAGAAACGGGAAAAGCCTGTTCAACTACTACTACTTTTAACAGAAATAAAATGAACTGATTGCCAATTGAAGTCTACTTGTTGAATTGAAAGCAAATCATTGAGAAAATCATATCAATTCCAAATTGTTccgtttccttttttttgttattgtagAAGCTTCAAAACTGATAAGTATAGCTCTAATTCATACCTTGAACACGAGACTGACAGAAACACCAACTCCAAAGAGAAAAAACGGCATAACAAAGTCTGCGAGAGTCAATCCGAACCACGGCGCATGGTTTATTGACGGAAATGCTCCTCCAGCATCATCAACCAATATCATCAACTGTAAAAAAATTGTCCAAATTTACAAAaatcaaaaactaaaaaaatatggaAGGCAAGTTCAAATCACGCCATTAAATGAGTAATTCTATGATTCTAGGGGAGGCGAACCGCAACAGTGAGTCCTCGGAAAACGTCGAGCGATACGAGGCGCTGTTTAGGATTAGTTGAAATCATAGGGGGTGGCGGTATAGTATTCTCCGCCTCTCCGCCAGAATATTCCATGTTAGAGTCGTGGAGAAGCGGCGTACGGTCTCCGCCGGCGTCAGCAGATACCGCCGTGATTGAAGCCATTCGCAGCTGTTCTACGCCGCCTCTGAACGATTCTACTATCCAAATTTTATCGGAGTCTTCACCTTGCGTTGGCTACTTTTTTTCAAAACTATATTCAGTAATTCAACACCAATGTTTGATGGTTTAGCTACAAAAGGAATCTTCTTGTTTTTTCCATTTAATTTCATTCCATTAAAGGTCAAAAATGGTAAATATATGAGGTTTTTATGATTTTAGTCTTAAttattatgttttgaattatttCATCATTCACAAATCAAAACGGATCGAATTTAGTCCTTTTTGGACGGTGACTTTAAAAATTAACGGTCAACTACAATTTAAACTATTTTGACTAAATCAGATATTTAAATTagagtatttaatatttttcttattttaaaaacaaatttggcccc is a genomic window of Salvia splendens isolate huo1 unplaced genomic scaffold, SspV2 ctg364, whole genome shotgun sequence containing:
- the LOC121789880 gene encoding heparan-alpha-glucosaminide N-acetyltransferase-like isoform X2, which translates into the protein MASITAVSADAGGDRTPLLHDSNMEYSGGEAENTIPPPPMISTNPKQRLVSLDVFRGLTVALMILVDDAGGAFPSINHAPWFGLTLADFVMPFFLFGVGVSVSLVFKKVENRLEATKRVMERSIKLFLLGMILQGGYFHGRGDLTYGIDLEKIRIMGVLQRIAIGYMLASVLEIWLVNNTAVNSAITFMKRYSYQIVAGILVGVIYMGLLYGLYVPDWNFDASSLRMTQRVLLGANSQTVYCGIRGSLEPPCTAVGFIDRVIIGENHLYQRPVYRRTKECSVNSPDYGPPPPNSPAWCLAPFDPEGILSSLMAAITCLVGLHYGHILVHCKDQKQRIVIWFVSSLPLLMLGYLLTVTGVPLSKPLYTLSYMFVTAGASGVLLTVIYFIVDTRCIRKPTLLFQWMGMNALVVYALAACEIFPAAVQGVYWRSPENNLVDLSEKLLQWVFHSDKWVWKKAGGRVSDLAAEKGGWK
- the LOC121789881 gene encoding uncharacterized protein LOC121789881, translating into MTGFNPAYDVDVADEILSPPPLNAEKMQRRRRSGPFRIFRAALHILRKRTDEKEAVTMKKEKSNGGGDWKNIVQSMRPLHVPASPSRGGFDGSASPAPSCSGSSCGTMSQYASATNLRDLCNEDEEEQRDPDEVFDAIEGDELIDAKADEFISRFYKSIHHQNSIHPPG
- the LOC121789880 gene encoding heparan-alpha-glucosaminide N-acetyltransferase-like isoform X1 gives rise to the protein MASITAVSADAGGDRTPLLHDSNMEYSGGEAENTIPPPPMISTNPKQRLVSLDVFRGLTVALMILVDDAGGAFPSINHAPWFGLTLADFVMPFFLFGVGVSVSLVFKKVENRLEATKRVMERSIKLFLLGMILQGGYFHGRGDLTYGIDLEKIRIMGVLQRIAIGYMLASVLEIWLVNNTAVNSAITFMKRYSYQIVAGILVGVIYMGLLYGLYVPDWNFDASSLRMTQRVLLGANSQTVYCGIRGSLEPPCTAVGFIDRVIIGENHLYQRPVYRRTKECSVNSPDYGPPPPNSPAWCLAPFDPEGILSSLMAAITCLVGLHYGHILVHCKDQKQRIVIWFVSSLPLLMLGYLLTVTGVPLSKPLYTLSYMFVTAGASGVLLTVIYFIVDTRCIRKPTLLFQWMGMNALVVYALAACEIFPAAVQGVYWRSPENNLVDLSEKLLQWVFHSDKWGTLIFVFVEILFWGFVAGFLHFKRVYIKF
- the LOC121789880 gene encoding heparan-alpha-glucosaminide N-acetyltransferase-like isoform X3 translates to MASITAVSADAGGDRTPLLHDSNMEYSGGEAENTIPPPPMISTNPKQRLVSLDVFRGLTVALMILVDDAGGAFPSINHAPWFGLTLADFVMPFFLFGVGVSVSLVFKKVENRLEATKRVMERSIKLFLLGMILQGGYFHGRGDLTYGIDLEKIRIMGVLQRIAIGYMLASVLEIWLVNNTAVNSAITFMKRYSYQIVAGILVGVIYMGLLYGLYVPDWNFDASSLRMTQRVLLGANSQTVYCGIRGSLEPPCTAVGFIDRVIIGENHLYQRPVYRRTKECSVNSPDYGPPPPNSPAWCLAPFDPEGILRYFCFLVRISAFSLHVMYFIFPEIRYYILFISPGVPLSKPLYTLSYMFVTAGASGVLLTVIYFIVDTRCIRKPTLLFQWMGMNALVVYALAACEIFPAAVQGVYWRSPENNLVDLSEKLLQWVFHSDKWGTLIFVFVEILFWGFVAGFLHFKRVYIKF